From Caulobacter segnis, a single genomic window includes:
- a CDS encoding DUF3089 domain-containing protein: MGGPFKGFKRWIFAGAVLLLALILAPAFVWRYDILSNALDPKVPFLTYRPPPAPDYGKAVSWALLPRSPEGPAPADRPVDVFFVHPTTFDGGRDWNGDIDQPKAQRFLSRVVIPNYAGPFDRVGRVFAPRYRQASLYTYLTLRDDAREARRFAYGDVLQAFRTYLVRYGQDRPFVIVGVEQGGSLAARLLREEIATKPELKRRLVAAYLIETAAPADEYAPDAPLPACERKAETGCVAAWISAPEGDFQRVQELIGRSLVWDRSDQLVNLEGRTPLCFNPLLGAVSPERAPARLNLGATNATGLDWGARPAFLQREVAARCENGVLRTSKPKSSSLRDSGSWADRRKVDAYNLFYADLEADALARVAAMTGRPPAVASPQ; this comes from the coding sequence ATGGGCGGTCCGTTCAAAGGCTTCAAGCGTTGGATCTTCGCCGGGGCGGTGCTGTTGCTGGCGCTGATCCTCGCGCCGGCCTTCGTGTGGCGCTACGACATCCTCAGCAACGCCCTGGACCCCAAGGTCCCGTTCCTGACCTATCGTCCGCCGCCCGCGCCGGACTATGGCAAGGCCGTTTCGTGGGCGCTGCTGCCTCGTAGCCCCGAGGGCCCGGCGCCTGCCGACAGGCCGGTCGATGTATTCTTCGTCCATCCGACCACCTTCGACGGCGGCCGCGACTGGAACGGCGACATCGACCAGCCCAAGGCCCAGCGCTTCCTGTCGCGCGTGGTGATCCCGAACTACGCCGGACCGTTCGATCGGGTCGGGCGGGTGTTCGCGCCACGCTACCGGCAGGCCAGCCTCTATACTTATCTGACCCTGCGCGACGACGCCCGCGAGGCGCGCCGCTTCGCCTATGGCGATGTATTGCAGGCCTTCCGGACCTATCTGGTCCGCTATGGCCAGGACCGGCCCTTCGTCATCGTCGGGGTGGAGCAGGGCGGCTCTCTGGCCGCGCGCCTGCTGCGCGAGGAGATCGCCACCAAGCCCGAGCTCAAGCGCCGCCTGGTGGCCGCCTATCTGATCGAGACCGCCGCGCCCGCCGACGAGTACGCGCCCGACGCGCCCTTGCCGGCCTGCGAGCGCAAGGCCGAGACCGGCTGCGTGGCCGCCTGGATCTCAGCGCCGGAAGGCGACTTCCAGCGCGTGCAGGAACTGATCGGTCGGTCGCTGGTCTGGGACCGCTCGGACCAACTGGTCAACCTCGAGGGGCGCACGCCCCTGTGCTTCAATCCGCTGCTCGGCGCCGTCTCGCCCGAGCGGGCGCCGGCGCGGCTGAACCTGGGAGCGACCAACGCCACGGGGCTGGATTGGGGCGCCCGTCCGGCCTTCCTGCAACGCGAGGTCGCCGCGCGCTGCGAGAACGGCGTGCTGCGCACCAGCAAGCCCAAGTCCAGCTCGCTGCGCGACAGCGGCTCGTGGGCCGACCGGCGCAAGGTCGACGCCTACAACCTGTTCTACGCCGACCTGGAGGCCGACGCCCTGGCGCGGGTTGCGGCGATGACCGGCCGTCCGCCAGCCGTGGCTTCGCCTCAATAG